One window from the genome of Streptomyces sp. NBC_01476 encodes:
- a CDS encoding Hsp70 family protein, whose translation MHRILGIDLGTTNSVTAWLHDGIPVVLPNRHGDQATPSALGLDSRSALLVGNEALNWRAGAPGSVITEAKRLIGRRWDDELMQQALKARPHDAPPVRKSDDGSVEIRLGEHYLSAVQVSAILLRRLKEDAERAAGTPFRRAVITVPAYFAEPQINAVREAGRLAGFHVARIVPEPTAAAHAFGVGPSGNETKDYVTVLVFDLGGGTFDVSLLTIGPGYFSVDKLGGDNLLGGTDFDALLDDHLRKQLHGRDHSGEGDASRIRAAAERAKVELSARDVSEVTLAPLGRKGGSWSGAVRRTVFEELLAEHLRRMRETIGSVLKEAPALPEDIQRVLLVGGSTRIPAVRRDLQDLFGEDKVSDAIDPMMAVAHGAAVEAGLLSTLDCPAENCTVENIPVGAEVCPGCATPLLGPATVNCPVCHVPAPELTAACPVCTNDLSALRAAALTATRAECPECGRTDNPASATVCLDCDAALDAGGLKCPKCGMINTAGLTTCSFCSGDFGTAPPQQVTAQHIGLELDDGTVEVLFPAGTPYPTEWDRLDTLAVRGEGRGRVWFHLWEGPHLGSAQRNEFCGGVVHERVDGLRGDVPLTLQVRLDADRTVDLKYRIGSGDWHGRQLRRSMVSAVIGRKAAELHARYAEFLDTWGVEVTPAERDALGEAMADLAALSVGETVGRSLDGLLDAARETLELCKESRVASAQATIAAQSGRGLLPPPLLEELRESAEAVMDARKAMDADAMRASTERALELWTGLDPTVRTAILTIRLAEQDSYPATLRKEVLAARDALRSAVQRGDQAAQDTQLVGLGRLAERGRSQFVGMSTPSAAGGVLPSRR comes from the coding sequence ATGCACCGGATTCTCGGCATCGATCTCGGCACCACCAACTCCGTCACGGCCTGGCTGCACGACGGCATCCCCGTCGTCCTGCCCAACCGGCACGGCGATCAGGCCACCCCCTCGGCTCTCGGGTTGGACTCCCGCAGTGCCCTGCTGGTCGGGAACGAAGCCCTGAACTGGCGTGCCGGGGCGCCCGGTTCCGTGATCACGGAGGCCAAGCGGCTGATCGGGCGGCGCTGGGACGACGAACTCATGCAGCAGGCGCTGAAGGCGCGGCCCCACGATGCGCCGCCCGTCCGGAAGAGTGACGACGGCTCGGTGGAGATCCGGCTCGGCGAGCACTACCTCTCCGCGGTGCAGGTCTCCGCCATCCTGCTGCGCCGGCTCAAGGAGGACGCCGAGAGGGCCGCGGGGACGCCGTTCCGGCGTGCGGTGATCACGGTGCCCGCGTACTTCGCCGAGCCGCAGATCAACGCGGTGCGCGAAGCCGGGCGGCTGGCTGGTTTCCATGTGGCGCGGATCGTGCCGGAGCCGACCGCCGCCGCGCACGCCTTCGGTGTCGGGCCGAGCGGGAACGAAACAAAGGACTACGTCACCGTGCTCGTCTTCGATCTGGGCGGAGGCACCTTCGACGTGTCGCTGCTGACGATCGGACCAGGCTACTTCTCGGTGGACAAGCTGGGCGGGGACAACCTCCTGGGCGGAACCGACTTCGACGCGTTGCTCGACGACCATCTTCGCAAGCAGCTCCACGGACGTGACCACAGCGGCGAAGGGGACGCCTCCCGGATCCGAGCCGCCGCCGAGCGCGCGAAGGTCGAACTGTCCGCGCGGGACGTCTCCGAGGTGACCCTCGCTCCGCTCGGTCGCAAGGGGGGATCATGGTCCGGGGCGGTGCGGCGCACAGTCTTCGAAGAGCTCCTGGCAGAACACCTGCGCAGGATGCGGGAGACGATCGGGTCGGTACTGAAGGAAGCTCCGGCGCTGCCCGAGGACATCCAGCGCGTCCTCCTGGTCGGCGGCTCCACCCGCATCCCCGCCGTCCGGCGCGACCTCCAGGATCTCTTCGGCGAGGACAAGGTGTCGGACGCGATTGATCCCATGATGGCCGTCGCCCACGGCGCCGCCGTGGAGGCCGGTCTCCTCAGCACTCTCGACTGCCCCGCCGAGAACTGCACCGTCGAGAACATTCCCGTCGGCGCCGAGGTCTGCCCGGGCTGTGCCACCCCGCTGCTCGGCCCGGCCACCGTGAACTGCCCGGTCTGCCACGTTCCCGCCCCCGAACTCACCGCGGCCTGCCCGGTGTGTACCAACGACCTGTCCGCGCTGCGTGCGGCCGCTCTGACAGCCACCCGCGCCGAGTGCCCCGAATGCGGCCGGACCGACAACCCCGCCTCCGCGACCGTGTGCCTCGACTGCGACGCGGCGCTGGACGCGGGTGGCTTGAAGTGCCCCAAGTGCGGAATGATCAATACCGCCGGTCTCACCACCTGCTCCTTCTGCAGCGGCGACTTCGGCACCGCCCCTCCCCAACAGGTCACAGCGCAGCACATCGGGCTTGAACTCGACGACGGCACCGTGGAGGTCCTCTTCCCCGCCGGCACGCCCTACCCAACCGAATGGGACCGGCTGGACACCCTTGCGGTACGCGGCGAGGGCCGTGGTCGGGTGTGGTTTCACCTCTGGGAGGGGCCGCACCTGGGCTCGGCGCAGCGCAACGAGTTCTGCGGCGGCGTCGTCCACGAGCGGGTCGACGGACTCCGCGGAGACGTACCGCTCACACTTCAGGTCCGGCTGGACGCCGACCGGACTGTCGACCTGAAGTACCGCATCGGCTCGGGCGACTGGCACGGCCGCCAACTCCGGCGCAGCATGGTTTCCGCCGTCATCGGACGGAAAGCGGCCGAACTCCACGCCCGCTACGCCGAGTTCCTTGATACCTGGGGCGTGGAGGTCACTCCCGCCGAGCGCGACGCCCTCGGTGAAGCCATGGCAGACCTGGCGGCCCTCAGCGTGGGGGAAACCGTGGGCCGTTCCCTGGACGGACTGCTGGATGCGGCCCGCGAGACGCTGGAACTGTGCAAAGAGAGCCGGGTTGCCTCCGCACAGGCGACGATCGCCGCCCAGAGCGGACGTGGACTTCTCCCCCCGCCGCTCCTGGAGGAACTGCGGGAATCCGCGGAGGCAGTCATGGATGCACGCAAGGCCATGGACGCCGACGCGATGCGGGCGAGCACGGAGCGGGCCCTGGAACTGTGGACCGGACTCGACCCGACCGTCCGCACCGCAATCCTCACCATCCGCCTCGCCGAGCAGGACTCCTACCCAGCGACCCTCCGCAAGGAGGTCTTGGCCGCGCGCGACGCGTTGCGAAGCGCAGTGCAACGCGGCGACCAGGCCGCCCAGGACACCCAGCTCGTAGGCCTCGGACGCCTCGCCGAACGAGGCCGCAGCCAGTTCGTAGGGATGAGCACCCCCTCCGCCGCCGGCGGCGTACTGCCGTCCAGGCGGTAA
- the grpE gene encoding nucleotide exchange factor GrpE gives MKGTDPAAPAAPSSEVDKLRRRVEALSRKRDEAEARLRALLSSLLPLDDLLADTRRRAGALHEARSAREAASAAIALSEQIDAAHLMLRGEFARHDVSQMHVVGRAADPAEMRVVGTEAHPSALDGTVLRERLTGFRLGTSTLRPAQVVIAVAGVAPEPRPEPEPVPGLENGADPAAPGATKADSRGAQPRTSRSQRRLMPKLSAWRERLSRRA, from the coding sequence GTGAAGGGTACCGACCCGGCCGCACCCGCCGCCCCGTCGTCCGAAGTCGACAAACTCCGGCGCCGGGTCGAGGCACTGTCCCGCAAACGTGACGAGGCCGAGGCACGGCTGCGTGCCCTGCTGAGCTCCCTGCTACCCCTGGACGACCTCCTCGCCGACACGCGTCGCCGGGCCGGCGCCCTGCACGAGGCGCGATCGGCCCGCGAGGCGGCCTCGGCGGCCATTGCACTGAGTGAGCAGATCGACGCGGCACACCTGATGCTGCGTGGCGAGTTCGCCCGGCACGACGTCAGCCAGATGCATGTGGTGGGCAGGGCCGCCGACCCGGCGGAGATGCGCGTCGTCGGGACGGAAGCTCATCCCTCCGCCCTGGACGGCACGGTGCTGAGGGAGCGACTCACAGGGTTCCGCCTGGGCACATCCACCCTGCGGCCTGCGCAGGTAGTCATCGCGGTGGCCGGCGTCGCACCAGAGCCCCGGCCTGAGCCGGAGCCGGTTCCGGGACTCGAGAACGGTGCGGATCCGGCGGCGCCCGGGGCGACCAAGGCCGACAGCAGGGGGGCGCAGCCACGGACCTCCCGCTCCCAGCGGCGCCTGATGCCCAAGCTCTCGGCATGGCGGGAACGTCTCTCCCGCCGCGCCTGA